In Anopheles gambiae chromosome 2, idAnoGambNW_F1_1, whole genome shotgun sequence, a single window of DNA contains:
- the LOC1273317 gene encoding phospholipid-transporting ATPase ID isoform X5, with the protein MPISHATTDSVELEILEIRQDSSDDDDDQQDLAGRPYGTRTVRGCRRLPTATIVRRQQQQQQQHPQQHHHEIVLAGSSSTARAGTEASGDDRSMMMPRTGSPPKRKRFRRHHRTSTRRKSNSQSCGSLYNLAASSRPLHPQRSEPNVSFYSSPENERRIRANDREYNTQFKYANNYIKTSKYSILTFLPLNLLEQFQRLANFYFLCLLILQLIPAISSLTPVTTAIPLIGVLMLTAIKDAYDDFQRHMSDSQVNNRRSKALRHGKLVDERWSGVQVGDIIRMDNDQFVAADILLLSSSEPNGLCFIETAELDGETNLKIKQCLPETAALGQQEDLLWKFNGEIVCEPPNNLLNKFEGTLTWKNQRYPLDNDKILLRGCIIRNTQWCYGVVIFAGKDTKLMQNSGKTKFKRTTIDRLLNFIIIGIVFFLLSICGFCTIASAIWEALVGYKFQIYLPWERIIPKDYLQGAISIGCLVFFSYAIVLNTVVPISLYVSVEVIRFAQSFLINWDEKMYYDKTKTHAKARTTTLNEELGQIQYIFSDKTGTLTQNIMTFNKCSIAGRAYGDVVDVRTGETVELSEPTFNSNTSLLLNAEEPPGRSTPQPTTTTTTTITTEQPVQTPNKKHPPSLHVRFSQHSNSQETQTSISSTTTKQVTTPIPPTPPTPPQQPKTHIPAQSTTDVPPSGNNTQEGLHVMESVDFSFNPEYEPEFRWYDQGLLDAVRADEEHAHNFFRLLALCHTVMAEEKNGKLDYQAQSPDEAALVSAARNFGFVFKSRAPNSITIEVMGRTEEYELLSILDFNNVRKRMSVVLRRNNSIILYCKGADSVIYDRLGPNQHDLKARTQEHLNKFAGEGLRTLVLAERRLTKEFYESWLVRQREAALSLDGREDKLGAIYEEIECDMQLVGVTAIEDKLQDGVPQTIANLQLAGIKIWVLTGDKQETAINIGYSCQLLTDDMVDVFVIDGITKSEVEQQLRKYMDSLRIVNTYHPANVQKANQAHSQTVGSGGTTSETSAVTANGAHSSSSGPMVDIQNTSPPSVSVVTFRWDNRHKYTSIGGSEEAPDSVNCSNYSDGFEKGEPTLTDIDENTGVALVINGHSLVHCLTSELESKFLEIASHCKAVICCRVTPLQKAMVVELIKRAKNAVTLAIGDGANDVSMIKAAHIGVGISGQEGMQAVLASDYSIAQFKFLERLLLVHGRWSYYRMCKFLRYFFYKNFAFTLCHFWYAFFCGFSAQTVFDPMFISVYNLFYTSLPVLALGIFEQDVSDKSSVDYPKLYTPGMTNALFNTTEFIRSVLHGIFSSLILFLIPYGTYKDGISPDGYVLNDHMLLGSVVATILILDNTAQIALDTSYWTVFNHIMIWGSLLWYFFLDYFYNYVIGGPYVGSLTQAMKEATFWFTTVLTVIVLMIPVLASRFYFVDVFPSLPDKIRVQQRLALLRSRQSSDVLRTPSARKARRSLRSGYAFAHQEGFGRLITSGKIMRKLPQDFAFPLGLGSKKQQSTESTKNNNNNNNNNSSNNANNASNVVNGAGAVGTRTGTNTATATTLSAMAAVTTLTVNGNQQQQQQQLVNLPGSSNGGDQHSPRAPCQDLDTINL; encoded by the exons ATGCCTATCTCGCACGCCACCACCGATTCGGTCGAGCTGGAAATCCTCGAGATCCGACAGGACTcgagcgacgacgacgatgaccaGCAGGATCTCGCCGGTCGGCCGTACGGTACGCGTACGGTTCGCGGCTGCCGCCGACTGCCCACCGCGACGATCGTCCgtcgacagcagcagcagcagcagcagcacccgcagcagcaccatcatgaGATCGTCCTGGCCGGCAGTAGCTCCACCGCGAGAGCAGGTACCGAAGCGTCGGGCGACGATCGAAGCATGATGATGCCACGAACCGGCTCGCCGCCCAAGCGGAAACGGTTTCGCCGGCACCATCGCACCAGCACGCGGCGCAAGTCGAACTCGCAGAGCTGCGGCAGCCTGTACAATCTGGCGGCGAGCAGCCGGCCGCTCCATCCGCAGCGTTCCGAGCCGAACGTCAGCTTCTACTCGAGCCCCG aAAATGAGCGACGAATACGAGCCAACGATCGAGAATACAATACACAATTCAAATACGCT AACAACTACATCAAAACGTCCAAATATTCGATATTAACATTTCTGCCTTTGAACCTGCTGGAGCAGTTCCAACGTCTTGCCAACTTTTACTTTCTGTGTCTACTAATTCTCCAGCTGATACCGGCGATCTCGTCACTGACGCCCGTCACCACCGCCATTCCACTGATCGGTGTGCTCATGCTGACTGCCATCAAGGATGCGTACGATGATTTC CAAAGACACATGTCCGACTCGCAAGTTAACAATCGGCGCTCGAAAGCGCTCCGGCACGGGAAGCTGGTGGACGAACGGTGGTCCGGCGTGCAGGTCGGCGACATTATCCGCATGGACAACGATCAGTTCGTGGCGGCGGACATACTGCTCCTGTCGTCGAGCGAACCGAACGGGCTGTGCTTCATCGAGACGGCCGAGCTGGACGGGGAAACGAACCTCAAGATCAAGCAGTGCCTGCCCGAGACGGCCGCACTGGGCCAGCAGGAGGATCTGCTGTGGAAGTTTAACGGCGAGATCGTGTGCGAACCGCCGAACAATCTGCTGAACAAGTTCGAGGGTACGCTCACGTGGAAGAACCAGCGCTACCCGCTCGACAACGACAAGATCCTGCTGCGCGGGTGCATCATACGCAACACGCAATGGTGCTACGGTGTCGTCATCTTTGCCGGCAAGGACACGAAGCTGATGCAGAACTCGGGCAAGACCAAATTCAAACGGACGACCATCGATAGGctattaaattttataatcATAGGA ATAGTGTTCTTTCTCTTATCGATATGCGGTTTCTGCACGATTGCATCCGCAATATGGGAGGCGTTAGTAGGATACAAATTTCAA ATTTATCTGCCATGGGAACGGATAATCCCGAAGGATTATCTGCAAGGTGCAATCAGTATCGGGTGTCTAGTCTTTTTTTCCTACGCAATCGTACTGAACACAGTGGTGCCAATATCTTTATACGTGTCGGTAGAG GTGATCCGGTTCGCGCAATCCTTCCTTATCAACTGGGATGAAAAGATGTACTACGACAAGACGAAAACTCACGCGAAAGCGCGCACCACCACGCTGAACGAGGAGCTGGGCCAGATACAGTACATCTTCTCGGACAAAACGGGCACCCTGACGCAGAACATTATGACGTTCAACAAGTGCAGCATTGCCGGCCGTGCCTATGGCGATGTGGTTGATGTGCGTACGGGCGAAACAGTCGAACTGTCGGAG CCTACATTCAACAGTAACACATCGCTTTTGTTAAACGCTGAAGAGCCGCCAGGTCGCAGCACACCTcagcccaccaccaccaccaccaccacgatcaCCACCGAACAGCCAGTTCAGACCCCAAACAAAAAGCATCCACCTTCACTACATGTTAGATTCAGTCAGCACAGTAATAGCCAAGAAACGCAGACGTCCATATCCTCCACTACGACTAAGCAAGTCACCACACCaataccaccaacaccaccaacaccaccacaacaaccaaaaacccaTATCCCGGCGCAGTCAACTACGGACGTACCACCAAGTGGGAACAATACGCAAGAAGGACTGCAT GTGATGGAGTCGGTAGACTTTTCCTTCAATCCGGAGTACGAACCCGAGTTCCGGTGGTACGACCAGGGGCTGCTGGATGCCGTGCGGGCGGACGAGGAGCACGCGCATaacttttttcgtttgctagCCCTCTGCCATACCGTGATGGCGGAGGAGAAAAATGGCAA GTTAGATTATCAAGCACAAAGTCCTGACGAGGCAGCCCTCGTGTCGGCGGCGCGTAattttggatttgtttttaaatcacGAGCACCGAACAGTATAACAATAGAGGTCATGGGACGAACAGAG GAATATGAACTGTTAAGTATATTAGATTTTAATAACGTTAGAAAGCGAATGTCGGTCGTGTTGCGTCGCAACAACTCCATCATCCTGTACTGTAAGGGCGCCGATAGTGTGATATACGATAGGCTAGGACCGAACCAGCACGACCTGAAGGCTCGCACGCAGGAACATTTAAAC AAATTTGCCGGCGAAGGTTTGCGCACGCTGGTGCTCGCCGAGCGGCGCCTCACGAAGGAGTTCTACGAGTCCTGGCTGGTGCGACAGAGAGAAGCTGCCTTATCTTTAGACGGTAGGGAGGATAAGTTAGGTGCAATCTACGAAGAGATCGAATGTGATATGCAGCTGGTCGGTGTGACGGCTATAGAGGATAAGCTACAGGACGGTGTGCCCCAGACGATCGCGAACCTACAGCTGGCCGGCATTAAGATTTGGGTACTTACGGGCGACAAGCAAG AAACGGCAATAAACATAGGCTATTCGTGTCAGCTGCTGACGGACGACATGGTGGACGTGTTTGTGATCGACGGCATTACCAAGAGCGAggtcgagcagcagctgcgcAAGTACATGGATTCGTTACGGATCGTCAACACCTACCATCCAGCCA ACGTTCAAAAAGCGAACCAAGCGCACTCGCAAACGGTTGGTAGCGGTGGCACCACCAGCGAAACCAGTGCCGTGACGGCAAACGGAgcgcacagcagcagctcgggtCCGATGGTCGACATACAGAACACCTCGCCCCCGTCCGTATCGGTGGTGACGTTTAGGTGGGATAATAGACATAAATATACAAGTATAGGAGGAAGCGAGGAGGCACCGGACAG TGTAAACTGTAGCAACTATTCCGACGGGTTTGAGAAGGGCGAACCGACGCTAACCGACATCGACGAGAACACGGGCGTGGCGCTAGTGATCAACGGGCACTCGCTAGTGCACTGTCTGACGTCGGAGCTGGAGAGCAAGTTCCTCGAGATTGCGTCCCACTGCAAAGCGGTGATCTGCTGCCGGGTAACGCCGCTCCAGAAGGCGATGGTGGTCGAGCTGATCAAGCGGGCGAAGAATGCGGTCACGCTTGCGATCGGTGACGGTGCGAACGATGTGTCGATGATAAAAG CGGCACACATCGGCGTGGGCATCTCCGGGCAGGAGGGCATGCAGGCCGTACTGGCGAGCGACTACTCGATCGCACAGTTTAAATTTCTCGAAagactgctgctggtgcatgGCCGCTGGTCGTACTACCGGATGTGTAAATTTTTGCGCTACTTTTTCTACAAAAACTTTGCATTCACGCTGTGCCATTTTTGGTATGCATTTTTTTGCGGCTTCAGTGCTcaa ACCGTTTTCGATCCAATGTTTATATCCGTGTACAATCTGTTCTACACCTCGCTGCCGGTGCTGGCGCTCGGCATCTTCGAGCAGGACGTGTCGGACAAGAGTAGCGTCGACTATCCGAAGCTCTACACGCCCGGCATGACGAACGCACTGTTCAACACGACCGAGTTCATACGCAGCGTCCTGCACGGTATCTTCAGTTCGCTGATATTGTTTCTCATTCCGTACG GTACGTACAAGGACGGCATCTCTCCGGACGGGTACGTGCTGAACGATCACATGCTGCTCGGCTCGGTAGTGGCCACCATACTTATCCTCGATAACACCGCGCAG ATCGCGCTCGACACATCGTACTGGACCGTGTTTAATCACATCATGATCTGGGGCAGCCTGCTGTGGTACTTCTTTTTGGACTACTTTTACAACTACGTCATCGGCGGCCCGTACGTCGGCTCGCTGACGCAGGCGATGAAGGAGGCCACGTTCTGGTTCACCACCGTGCTGACAGTGATCGTCCTCATGATACCGGTGCTGGCATCACGCTTCTACTTTGTCGATGTGTTCCCCAGCTTACCAGATAAG ATTCGTGTACAGCAACGGCTGGCGCTACTGCGTTCCCGGCAGAGCAGTGACGTCTTGAGGACACCGTCCGCCCGCAAGGCACGCCGCTCGTTACGCTCCGGCTATGCTTTCGCCCATCAG GAAGGATTTGGCCGGCTTATTACGTCCGGTAAAATTATGCGCAAACTGCCCCAGGACTTTGCCTTCCCGTTGGGGCTGGGCAGCAAGAAGCAACAGTCGACGGAatcaaccaaaaacaacaataacaacaacaacaacaatagcagCAATAACGCTAATAACGCCTCGAATGTGGTCAATGGTGCTGGGGCCGTTGGGACACGAACCGGTACGAACACTGCGACCGCAACGACCCTGTCGGCGATGGCAGCAGTCACCACCTTGACCGTCAATGgtaatcagcagcagcagcagcagcaactggtTAACCTGCCCGGCAGCTCGAACGGCGGTGATCAGCACAGTCCGCGGGCACCGTGCCAAGATCTGGACACGATAAACCTGTAA
- the LOC1273317 gene encoding phospholipid-transporting ATPase ID isoform X6 yields the protein MPISHATTDSVELEILEIRQDSSDDDDDQQDLAGRPYGTRTVRGCRRLPTATIVRRQQQQQQQHPQQHHHEIVLAGSSSTARAGTEASGDDRSMMMPRTGSPPKRKRFRRHHRTSTRRKSNSQSCGSLYNLAASSRPLHPQRSEPNVSFYSSPENERRIRANDREYNTQFKYANNYIKTSKYSILTFLPLNLLEQFQRLANFYFLCLLILQLIPAISSLTPVTTAIPLIGVLMLTAIKDAYDDFQRHMSDSQVNNRRSKALRHGKLVDERWSGVQVGDIIRMDNDQFVAADILLLSSSEPNGLCFIETAELDGETNLKIKQCLPETAALGQQEDLLWKFNGEIVCEPPNNLLNKFEGTLTWKNQRYPLDNDKILLRGCIIRNTQWCYGVVIFAGKDTKLMQNSGKTKFKRTTIDRLLNFIIIGIVFFLLSICGFCTIASAIWEALVGYKFQIYLPWERIIPKDYLQGAISIGCLVFFSYAIVLNTVVPISLYVSVEVIRFAQSFLINWDEKMYYDKTKTHAKARTTTLNEELGQIQYIFSDKTGTLTQNIMTFNKCSIAGRAYGDVVDVRTGETVELSEVSSYSVVMESVDFSFNPEYEPEFRWYDQGLLDAVRADEEHAHNFFRLLALCHTVMAEEKNGKLDYQAQSPDEAALVSAARNFGFVFKSRAPNSITIEVMGRTEEYELLSILDFNNVRKRMSVVLRRNNSIILYCKGADSVIYDRLGPNQHDLKARTQEHLNKFAGEGLRTLVLAERRLTKEFYESWLVRQREAALSLDGREDKLGAIYEEIECDMQLVGVTAIEDKLQDGVPQTIANLQLAGIKIWVLTGDKQETAINIGYSCQLLTDDMVDVFVIDGITKSEVEQQLRKYMDSLRIVNTYHPANVQKANQAHSQTVGSGGTTSETSAVTANGAHSSSSGPMVDIQNTSPPSVSVVTFRWDNRHKYTSIGGSEEAPDSVNCSNYSDGFEKGEPTLTDIDENTGVALVINGHSLVHCLTSELESKFLEIASHCKAVICCRVTPLQKAMVVELIKRAKNAVTLAIGDGANDVSMIKAAHIGVGISGQEGMQAVLASDYSIAQFKFLERLLLVHGRWSYYRMCKFLRYFFYKNFAFTLCHFWYAFFCGFSAQTVFDPMFISVYNLFYTSLPVLALGIFEQDVSDKSSVDYPKLYTPGMTNALFNTTEFIRSVLHGIFSSLILFLIPYGTYKDGISPDGYVLNDHMLLGSVVATILILDNTAQIALDTSYWTVFNHIMIWGSLLWYFFLDYFYNYVIGGPYVGSLTQAMKEATFWFTTVLTVIVLMIPVLASRFYFVDVFPSLPDKIRVQQRLALLRSRQSSDVLRTPSARKARRSLRSGYAFAHQEGFGRLITSGKIMRKLPQDFAFPLGLGSKKQQSTESTKNNNNNNNNNSSNNANNASNVVNGAGAVGTRTGTNTATATTLSAMAAVTTLTVNGNQQQQQQQLVNLPGSSNGGDQHSPRAPCQDLDTINL from the exons ATGCCTATCTCGCACGCCACCACCGATTCGGTCGAGCTGGAAATCCTCGAGATCCGACAGGACTcgagcgacgacgacgatgaccaGCAGGATCTCGCCGGTCGGCCGTACGGTACGCGTACGGTTCGCGGCTGCCGCCGACTGCCCACCGCGACGATCGTCCgtcgacagcagcagcagcagcagcagcacccgcagcagcaccatcatgaGATCGTCCTGGCCGGCAGTAGCTCCACCGCGAGAGCAGGTACCGAAGCGTCGGGCGACGATCGAAGCATGATGATGCCACGAACCGGCTCGCCGCCCAAGCGGAAACGGTTTCGCCGGCACCATCGCACCAGCACGCGGCGCAAGTCGAACTCGCAGAGCTGCGGCAGCCTGTACAATCTGGCGGCGAGCAGCCGGCCGCTCCATCCGCAGCGTTCCGAGCCGAACGTCAGCTTCTACTCGAGCCCCG aAAATGAGCGACGAATACGAGCCAACGATCGAGAATACAATACACAATTCAAATACGCT AACAACTACATCAAAACGTCCAAATATTCGATATTAACATTTCTGCCTTTGAACCTGCTGGAGCAGTTCCAACGTCTTGCCAACTTTTACTTTCTGTGTCTACTAATTCTCCAGCTGATACCGGCGATCTCGTCACTGACGCCCGTCACCACCGCCATTCCACTGATCGGTGTGCTCATGCTGACTGCCATCAAGGATGCGTACGATGATTTC CAAAGACACATGTCCGACTCGCAAGTTAACAATCGGCGCTCGAAAGCGCTCCGGCACGGGAAGCTGGTGGACGAACGGTGGTCCGGCGTGCAGGTCGGCGACATTATCCGCATGGACAACGATCAGTTCGTGGCGGCGGACATACTGCTCCTGTCGTCGAGCGAACCGAACGGGCTGTGCTTCATCGAGACGGCCGAGCTGGACGGGGAAACGAACCTCAAGATCAAGCAGTGCCTGCCCGAGACGGCCGCACTGGGCCAGCAGGAGGATCTGCTGTGGAAGTTTAACGGCGAGATCGTGTGCGAACCGCCGAACAATCTGCTGAACAAGTTCGAGGGTACGCTCACGTGGAAGAACCAGCGCTACCCGCTCGACAACGACAAGATCCTGCTGCGCGGGTGCATCATACGCAACACGCAATGGTGCTACGGTGTCGTCATCTTTGCCGGCAAGGACACGAAGCTGATGCAGAACTCGGGCAAGACCAAATTCAAACGGACGACCATCGATAGGctattaaattttataatcATAGGA ATAGTGTTCTTTCTCTTATCGATATGCGGTTTCTGCACGATTGCATCCGCAATATGGGAGGCGTTAGTAGGATACAAATTTCAA ATTTATCTGCCATGGGAACGGATAATCCCGAAGGATTATCTGCAAGGTGCAATCAGTATCGGGTGTCTAGTCTTTTTTTCCTACGCAATCGTACTGAACACAGTGGTGCCAATATCTTTATACGTGTCGGTAGAG GTGATCCGGTTCGCGCAATCCTTCCTTATCAACTGGGATGAAAAGATGTACTACGACAAGACGAAAACTCACGCGAAAGCGCGCACCACCACGCTGAACGAGGAGCTGGGCCAGATACAGTACATCTTCTCGGACAAAACGGGCACCCTGACGCAGAACATTATGACGTTCAACAAGTGCAGCATTGCCGGCCGTGCCTATGGCGATGTGGTTGATGTGCGTACGGGCGAAACAGTCGAACTGTCGGAG GTTTCTTCATATAGTGTG GTGATGGAGTCGGTAGACTTTTCCTTCAATCCGGAGTACGAACCCGAGTTCCGGTGGTACGACCAGGGGCTGCTGGATGCCGTGCGGGCGGACGAGGAGCACGCGCATaacttttttcgtttgctagCCCTCTGCCATACCGTGATGGCGGAGGAGAAAAATGGCAA GTTAGATTATCAAGCACAAAGTCCTGACGAGGCAGCCCTCGTGTCGGCGGCGCGTAattttggatttgtttttaaatcacGAGCACCGAACAGTATAACAATAGAGGTCATGGGACGAACAGAG GAATATGAACTGTTAAGTATATTAGATTTTAATAACGTTAGAAAGCGAATGTCGGTCGTGTTGCGTCGCAACAACTCCATCATCCTGTACTGTAAGGGCGCCGATAGTGTGATATACGATAGGCTAGGACCGAACCAGCACGACCTGAAGGCTCGCACGCAGGAACATTTAAAC AAATTTGCCGGCGAAGGTTTGCGCACGCTGGTGCTCGCCGAGCGGCGCCTCACGAAGGAGTTCTACGAGTCCTGGCTGGTGCGACAGAGAGAAGCTGCCTTATCTTTAGACGGTAGGGAGGATAAGTTAGGTGCAATCTACGAAGAGATCGAATGTGATATGCAGCTGGTCGGTGTGACGGCTATAGAGGATAAGCTACAGGACGGTGTGCCCCAGACGATCGCGAACCTACAGCTGGCCGGCATTAAGATTTGGGTACTTACGGGCGACAAGCAAG AAACGGCAATAAACATAGGCTATTCGTGTCAGCTGCTGACGGACGACATGGTGGACGTGTTTGTGATCGACGGCATTACCAAGAGCGAggtcgagcagcagctgcgcAAGTACATGGATTCGTTACGGATCGTCAACACCTACCATCCAGCCA ACGTTCAAAAAGCGAACCAAGCGCACTCGCAAACGGTTGGTAGCGGTGGCACCACCAGCGAAACCAGTGCCGTGACGGCAAACGGAgcgcacagcagcagctcgggtCCGATGGTCGACATACAGAACACCTCGCCCCCGTCCGTATCGGTGGTGACGTTTAGGTGGGATAATAGACATAAATATACAAGTATAGGAGGAAGCGAGGAGGCACCGGACAG TGTAAACTGTAGCAACTATTCCGACGGGTTTGAGAAGGGCGAACCGACGCTAACCGACATCGACGAGAACACGGGCGTGGCGCTAGTGATCAACGGGCACTCGCTAGTGCACTGTCTGACGTCGGAGCTGGAGAGCAAGTTCCTCGAGATTGCGTCCCACTGCAAAGCGGTGATCTGCTGCCGGGTAACGCCGCTCCAGAAGGCGATGGTGGTCGAGCTGATCAAGCGGGCGAAGAATGCGGTCACGCTTGCGATCGGTGACGGTGCGAACGATGTGTCGATGATAAAAG CGGCACACATCGGCGTGGGCATCTCCGGGCAGGAGGGCATGCAGGCCGTACTGGCGAGCGACTACTCGATCGCACAGTTTAAATTTCTCGAAagactgctgctggtgcatgGCCGCTGGTCGTACTACCGGATGTGTAAATTTTTGCGCTACTTTTTCTACAAAAACTTTGCATTCACGCTGTGCCATTTTTGGTATGCATTTTTTTGCGGCTTCAGTGCTcaa ACCGTTTTCGATCCAATGTTTATATCCGTGTACAATCTGTTCTACACCTCGCTGCCGGTGCTGGCGCTCGGCATCTTCGAGCAGGACGTGTCGGACAAGAGTAGCGTCGACTATCCGAAGCTCTACACGCCCGGCATGACGAACGCACTGTTCAACACGACCGAGTTCATACGCAGCGTCCTGCACGGTATCTTCAGTTCGCTGATATTGTTTCTCATTCCGTACG GTACGTACAAGGACGGCATCTCTCCGGACGGGTACGTGCTGAACGATCACATGCTGCTCGGCTCGGTAGTGGCCACCATACTTATCCTCGATAACACCGCGCAG ATCGCGCTCGACACATCGTACTGGACCGTGTTTAATCACATCATGATCTGGGGCAGCCTGCTGTGGTACTTCTTTTTGGACTACTTTTACAACTACGTCATCGGCGGCCCGTACGTCGGCTCGCTGACGCAGGCGATGAAGGAGGCCACGTTCTGGTTCACCACCGTGCTGACAGTGATCGTCCTCATGATACCGGTGCTGGCATCACGCTTCTACTTTGTCGATGTGTTCCCCAGCTTACCAGATAAG ATTCGTGTACAGCAACGGCTGGCGCTACTGCGTTCCCGGCAGAGCAGTGACGTCTTGAGGACACCGTCCGCCCGCAAGGCACGCCGCTCGTTACGCTCCGGCTATGCTTTCGCCCATCAG GAAGGATTTGGCCGGCTTATTACGTCCGGTAAAATTATGCGCAAACTGCCCCAGGACTTTGCCTTCCCGTTGGGGCTGGGCAGCAAGAAGCAACAGTCGACGGAatcaaccaaaaacaacaataacaacaacaacaacaatagcagCAATAACGCTAATAACGCCTCGAATGTGGTCAATGGTGCTGGGGCCGTTGGGACACGAACCGGTACGAACACTGCGACCGCAACGACCCTGTCGGCGATGGCAGCAGTCACCACCTTGACCGTCAATGgtaatcagcagcagcagcagcagcaactggtTAACCTGCCCGGCAGCTCGAACGGCGGTGATCAGCACAGTCCGCGGGCACCGTGCCAAGATCTGGACACGATAAACCTGTAA